A DNA window from Camelina sativa cultivar DH55 chromosome 17, Cs, whole genome shotgun sequence contains the following coding sequences:
- the LOC104757325 gene encoding probable WRKY transcription factor 71, whose amino-acid sequence MDDHVEHKNTSSEEVSFMSLTDCLQSSLVMDYNSLEKVFKFPPYSSLFQPVSPSNTGPIVNNPYLNLNSNSPVVSSSSNEADPKENPNETKSDRMEDIEGDQHGVGESSKQVTKQGKKKGEKKEREARVAFMTKSEIDHLEDGYRWRKYGQKAVKNSPYPRSYYRCTTQKCNVKKRVERSFHDPSIVITTYEGKHNHPIPSTLRGTVTAEHLLGHRGGGSNFLHSFPRHHQEFLMAKHPPANYQRVVSMSYEQGHVINSYNNNNHQPGVDYGLLQDIVPSMLLKHES is encoded by the exons ATGGATGATCATGTTGAGCACAAGAACACATCTTCAGAAGAAGTATCCTTCATGAGTTTAACTGATTGCTTACAAAGCTCATTAGTAATGGATTATAACTCACTCGAGAAGGTCTTCAAATTCCCACCTTATAGTTCCCTTTTTCAACCGGTTTCACCATCCAATACGGGCCCCATAGTAAACAACCCTTATCTAAATCTCAATTCGAATTCTCCGGTGGTCTCATCTTCCTCCAATGAAGCCGATCCTAAAGAGAACCCCAACGAAACTAAGAGTGACCGAATGGAGGACATCGAAGGCGACCAACATGGTGTTGGTGAAAGTTCCAAGCAAGT GACAAAACAAGGtaaaaagaaaggagagaagaaagagagagaagctagGGTTGCATTTATGACCAAAAGCGAGATTGATCATCTTGAAGATGGTTATAGATGGAGAAAATATGGACAAAAGGCCGTCAAGAACAGCCCTTATCCAag GAGCTACTATAGGTGCACAACACAAAAGTGCAACGTGAAGAAACGTGTAGAGAGATCGTTCCATGATCCATCGATCGTAATTACAACATACGAAGGAAAACACAACCATCCAATCCCATCGACGTTGAGAGGAACCGTGACCGCTGAACATCTATTAGGCCACCGTGGTGGTGGAAGCAATTTCCTCCATAGCTTCCCTCGTCACCATCAAGAGTTTCTCATGGCAAAGCATCCTCCGGCCAATTATCAACGAGTGGTTTCTATGTCGTACGAACAAGGTCATGTGATCAAtagttacaataataataaccatCAACCAGGTGTTGACTATGGTCTTCTTCAGGACATTGTTCCTTCAATGCTCTTGAAGCACGAATCTTGA
- the LOC104757326 gene encoding glycine--tRNA ligase, mitochondrial 1-like: MQTTMEAAEQSKKPSSVESQGNAVEISLQTALSSGNLEAFRKAVVNTLERRLFYKPSFEIYKGVAGLYDLGAPGFLVELNIINFWRKFFVREENMAEVRCASLTPEAVLKASGHVDKFTDPMVNDVITGECHRADHLLKDYCEKKLEKDHSGEEADELKNVLAVLEDLSIEDLGKKIKEYGITAPVTKNPLSDLYPFNLMFQTSIGPAGLIPGYMRPETAQGIFVNFKDYYYDNGKKLPLAVAQTGLVFRNEISPRQGLLRTREFMLAEIEHFVDPDNKSHPKFPDVAKLEILMFPREEQTSGQAAKKLVLGEAVVKGTVNSETLGYFIGRVYLFLTRLGIDKERLRFRQHLANEMAHYAADCWDAEIECSYGWKECVGIADRSAYDLYAHSEKSRVALVAEVKLAELKEVEKIVITPVKRELGLAFKGDQKKVVEALEAMSEQEAMEMKATLDSKGEMEFEVCTLGRNVSIKKNMVSITKKMTKEHVRVFTPSVIEPSFGIGRIMYCLYEHKFSTRPSKAGDEQLNVYRFDPLLAPYKCMVFPLVQNQQFEEAAKFISKELKSFDMSHKIDITGTSIGKRYAKSDEFGAPFAITVDSETSVTIRERDSKDQVRVNVKEAASVVSSVVEGKMTWQDVWASFPHHSSAASDE, encoded by the exons ATGCAGACTACAATGGAAGCTGCCGAACAATCGAAGAAACCCTCCTCCGTCGAGTCTCAGGGTAACGCCGTCGAGATTAGCCTCCAAACTGCCCTAAGCTCCGGAAACCTTGAGGCTTTCCGAAAAGCCGTCGTCAATACGCTCGAGCGGCGTTTGTTCTACAAACCTTCTTTTGAGATCTACAAAGGTGTCGCCGGACTATACGATCTCGGCGCTCCTGGCTTCCTTGTTGAACTCAACATTATTAACTTTTGGCGCAAG tttttcgTACGTGAGGAGAACATGGCGGAAGTTCGTTGTGCAAGTTTGACACCGGAGGCTGTTCTCAAGGCATCTGGTCATGTGGATAAGTTCACTGATCCTATGGTTAATGATGTGATAACTGGAGAATGTCACCGTGCTGACCACTTGCTCAAGGACTATTGTGAAAAGAAACTGGAGAAAGACCACTCTGGTGAGGAAGCTGATGAGTTGAAGAATGTTCTCGCTGTTTTGGAAGATCTTTCTATTGAGGATCTTGGTAAGAAGATCAAAGAGTATGGGATCACTGCTCCGGTCACAAAGAATCCACTTTCTGATCTTTACCCGTTTAACTTGATGTTTCAAACATCCATTGGCCCAGCTGGTTTGATTCCTGG GTACATGCGTCCCGAAACTGCTCAAGGCATCTTTGTCAACTTTAAGGACTATTATTATGACAATGGAAAAAAACTTCCGTTAGCCGTGGCTCAAACTGGTCTAGTCTTTAGGAACGAG ATATCTCCTCGTCAAGGGCTTCTTCGAACTCGTGAATTCATGCTAGCAGAAATTGAGCACTTTGTTGATCCTGACAATAAGTCACATCCTAAATTCCCTGATGTAGCAAAACTGGAAATCCTTATGTTCCCAAGGGAGGAACAAACGTCTGGCCAAGCTGCAAAAAAACTTGTCCTTGGTGAAGCTGTTGTCAAG GGTACTGTGAATAGTGAAACTCTAGGATACTTCATTGGGAGAGTGTATCTTTTCCTAACCCGTCTTGGCATAGACAAGGAACGGTTGCGGTTCCGTCAGCATCTAGCAAATGAAATGGCTCACTATGCAGCAGATTGTTGGGATGCTGAAATTGAATGCTCATATGGGTGGAAAGAATGTGTTGGGATTGCAGATAGGTCTGCATACGACTTATATGCTCACTCC GAAAAAAGTCGCGTTGCTCTTGTCGCTGAAGTGAAACTTGCTGAACTTAAAGAAGTAGAG AAAATTGTTATTACTCCTGTGAAGAGAGAATTGGGTCTCGCATTTAAGGGAGATCAAAAGAAGGTTGTTGAAGCTTTGGAG GCGATGAGTGAGCAAGAAGCAATGGAGATGAAGGCAACACTGGATTCGAAAGGGGAAATGGAGTTTGAAGTCTGCACACTCGGGAGAAACGTGAGCATCAAGAAGAACATGGTGTCAATCACAAAGAAGATGACGAAAGAGCACGTGAGGGTTTTCACTCCGTCAGTGATTGAACCATCGTTTGGGATTGGTCGGATCATGTACTGTCTGTACGAGCATAAGTTTAGCACAAGGCCAAGCAAGGCAGGGGATGAACAGCTGAACGTGTACCGTTTTGATCCTCTTTTAGCTCCTTACAAGTGCATGGTTTTCCCGCTTGTTCAGAACCAACAGTTCGAGGAAGCAGCCAAGTTCATTTCCAAGGAACTCAAGTCTTTTGACATGTCACATAAGATTGACATCACTG GTACATCAATAGGCAAGAGATACGCCAAATCCGATGAATTTGGAGCGCCGTTTGCGATAACAGTGGACTCAGAGACATCAGTGACAATCAGAGAAAGAGATAGCAAAGACCAAGTCCGAGTCAACGTGAAGGAGGCAGCTTCCGTCGTGAGCTCAGTCGTAGAGGGAAAGATGACGTGGCAAGACGTCTGGGCAAGCTTCCCACATCACTCTTCTGCTGCTTCAGACGAGTGA